The Salvelinus fontinalis isolate EN_2023a chromosome 39, ASM2944872v1, whole genome shotgun sequence genome has a window encoding:
- the LOC129838908 gene encoding interferon-related developmental regulator 1-like: protein MPRSKKRSSRGGQHGAVQPFSDEDASIETLSHCSSFSDAMSVAEEGGEAGEETAQEDLQYKLKVFIDSIVDKSAKTRQGALDGLKAAMATRILYEFISDRRMTITDSIERCLKKGKGQEQRAAASLACLLCIQLGSGIESEEVFKTLKPIFKNILLDGAANIQARQACATSLGLCTLVAEDDILDVYATMESFESLFMRSYVKEDGSRPSLNPQTTLLHTNALLSWALLLTICTCSQVKAVTHKHLPKLPRLLENDDVNMRIAAGETIALLFELARDMDPEFEYDDWEPLCDKLNSLATDCNKHRAKTDKRKQRSVFRDVLKAVAERDFQTETIRFSAERMTIDSWVRKRTYDAFREFVGSGMNYHLQANEFIRDVFELGPPMLVDAATLKSMKISRFERHLYNAAAFKARTKARNKFRDKRVDVGEF, encoded by the exons ATGCCAAGGTCCAAGAAGAGGAGTTCCAGGG GGGGGCAGCATGGAGCTGTGCAGCCTTTCAGCGATGAGGATGCCTCCATCGAGACCCTCAGCCACTGCAGCAGCTTCAGTGATGCCATGAGTGTGGCAGAGGAAG gaggggaggcaggtgagGAGACAGCCCAGGAGGATTTACAGTACAAGCTGAAGGTTTTCATTGACAGCATTGTGGATAAGAG TGCCAAAACCAGACAGGGAGCCCTGGATGGGCTGAAGGCTGCCATGGCAACTAGGATCCTGTACGAGTTCATTTCAGACAGGAGGATGACCATCACTGACAGCATTGAGCGCTGTCTCAAGAAAG GTAAAGGACAGGAGCAGCGTGCAGCAGCCTCCCTGGCCTGTCTGCTGTGTATTCAGCTGGGCTCAGGCATTGAGAGCGAAGAGGTGTTCAAGACCCTCAAACCCATCTTCAAGAACATTCTGCTGGATGGAGCAGCCAACATCCAAGCCAGACAAGCT TGCGCAACAAGTTTGGGCCTGTGCACGCTGGTGGCGGAAGATGACATCCTG GATGTGTATGCCACCATGGAGAGCTTTGAGAGTTTGTTCATGCGTTCCTATGTGAAGGAGGATGGGAGTCGCCCCTCTCTCAACCCCCAGACCACCCTGCTCCACACCAATGCCCTCCTCTCCTGGGCCCTGCTGCTCACAATCTGCACATGCAGCCAGGTCAAAGCAGTCACACACAA GCACCTGCCCAAACTACCCCGGTTGTTGGAGAATGATGACGTCAACATGAGGATAGCAGCGGGAGAGACCATCGCTCTGCTGTTTGAGCTGGCTAGGGACATGGACCCA GAGTTTGAGTATGACGACTGGGAGCCCCTGTGTGACAAGCTCAACTCTCTGGCCACCGACTGCAACAAGCACCGTGCCAAGACTGACAAGAGGAAGCAGAGGTCTGTGTTCAGGGACGTGCTCAAGGCTGTGGCG gagagagacTTTCAGACTGAGACGATCCGCTTCAGCGCCGAGCGTATGACCATCGACAGCTGGGTGAGGAAGAGGACTTACGACGCGTTCAGGGAGTTTGTGGGCTCTGGCATGAACTACCACCTACAGGCCAATGAGTTTATTCGTGACGTGTTTGAGCTGGGACCACCCATGCTGGTTGACGCGGCCACACTGAAGTCCATGAAAATCTCCCGCTTCGAACGG CATCTCTACAACGCGGCTGCATTCAAGGCTCGGACAAAGGCCAGGAACAAGTTCAGAGACAAGAGGGTTGACGTCGGGGAGTTTTGA